In a genomic window of Glycine max cultivar Williams 82 chromosome 13, Glycine_max_v4.0, whole genome shotgun sequence:
- the LOC102667583 gene encoding uncharacterized protein isoform X1 gives MANILLNPWQPFLSSTSFKPPKKDKMSDHGRAKAASGSRNRLESKNIVNRTSSFNYRSSSAVPLHELPWASFDQYIEDKGRVIRSIFPEKSASQLLNREEWRVKMTPIQVLFLTCQPVAHITAKCISEADDYPPEIPGHITKFFEIQITKCEFPDLNPDYMPPNFSINGKGALYLERQGRHIWMKNLLDITLNITFPPLLSWVPEYVLQNIVQSVLENYAEDINNGFAVGLLADYNSFKRNKARYSV, from the exons ATGGCAAACATTCTCCTAAATCCATGGCAACCCTTCTTGTCCAGCACCAGTTTCAAGCCACCGAAGAAGGACAAGATGAGTGATCATGGTCGTGCAAAGGCAGCATCTGGTTCAAGGAATCGTTTGGAATCCAAGAATATTGTCAATAGAACTTCCTCCTTTAATTACAGAAGCAGCTCTGCTGTTCCCCTTCATGAGTTGCCATGG GCTTCCTTTGATCAATATATAGAGGACAAGGGAAGAGTAATCCGATCTATATTTCCAGAAAAATCAGCAAGTCAGCTCCTCAACAGG GAAGAGTGGAGAGTTAAGATGACTCCCATCCAAGTCTTGTTCTTAACATGTCAACCAGTAGCTCACATTACAGCTAAATGTATATCTGAAGCAGATGATTACCCACCCGAGATTCCTGGTCATATCACCAAATTCTTCGAGATTCAAATT ACAAAGTGTGAGTTCCCAGATCTCAATCCTGATTACATGCCACCAAATTTCAGCATCAATGGAAAAGGAGCCTTGTATCTGGAAAGACAAGGAAGGCATATTTGGATGAAGAATCTTCTAGACATTACTTTAAACATTACTTTTCCTCCATTGCTCTCATGGGTTCCTGAATACGTGTTGCAAAACATTGTACAATCG GTCCTCGAAAATTACGCGGAGGATATCAATAATGGATTTGCTGTTGGACTGTTAGCAGATTATAACTCGTTCAAGAGGAACAAGGCCAGATATTCGGTGTAA
- the LOC102667583 gene encoding uncharacterized protein isoform X2, with translation MANILLNPWQPFLSSTSFKPPKKDKMSDHGRAKAASGSRNRLESKNIVNRTSSFNYRSSSAVPLHELPWASFDQYIEDKGRVIRSIFPEKSASQLLNREEWRVKMTPIQVLFLTCQPVAHITAKCISEADDYPPEIPGHITKFFEIQIVLENYAEDINNGFAVGLLADYNSFKRNKARYSV, from the exons ATGGCAAACATTCTCCTAAATCCATGGCAACCCTTCTTGTCCAGCACCAGTTTCAAGCCACCGAAGAAGGACAAGATGAGTGATCATGGTCGTGCAAAGGCAGCATCTGGTTCAAGGAATCGTTTGGAATCCAAGAATATTGTCAATAGAACTTCCTCCTTTAATTACAGAAGCAGCTCTGCTGTTCCCCTTCATGAGTTGCCATGG GCTTCCTTTGATCAATATATAGAGGACAAGGGAAGAGTAATCCGATCTATATTTCCAGAAAAATCAGCAAGTCAGCTCCTCAACAGG GAAGAGTGGAGAGTTAAGATGACTCCCATCCAAGTCTTGTTCTTAACATGTCAACCAGTAGCTCACATTACAGCTAAATGTATATCTGAAGCAGATGATTACCCACCCGAGATTCCTGGTCATATCACCAAATTCTTCGAGATTCAAATT GTCCTCGAAAATTACGCGGAGGATATCAATAATGGATTTGCTGTTGGACTGTTAGCAGATTATAACTCGTTCAAGAGGAACAAGGCCAGATATTCGGTGTAA